One window from the genome of Chroicocephalus ridibundus unplaced genomic scaffold, bChrRid1.1 SCAFFOLD_219, whole genome shotgun sequence encodes:
- the LOC134509234 gene encoding von Willebrand factor A domain-containing protein 5A-like isoform X3, with protein sequence MLGVESRPLQCRDTPGDNPVLMNRDSGPLGLLWLYMKNLLVCRSPEMWHQSFGLLGKSYAHDTTGSFFLGKWLCIPLYPVSLCSAVVDVAIQDYVADVAAELIYQNKSQTSTEVLFVFPLGPHMAIYSFQARSEDAKVHAVLQDEVQQPHEATGGWENLEYLRDQSEYPGEAFACFLGTLSPGREVVVTLRYVQELPREPDGAARFVLSPTLNPYRTHYVWNCRTSKLHYSLLLTASLQSPRGVVNVQANFALTPLIYTAQDHSTAQAPLLQVSLAGSPQRHHDLELLVYYGDPSAVSAVVEKGDPEAPPGSLLGDPMVLVTLAPSIPEAVPGQRQSGEFIFLLNTTFLEHAQDSLLFLLKSLPLGCYFNIYCYEETSVGIYSQSVEYTQDNLTEAMRRIPSTGSSLGDSNLLETLRSVYNTPRPHRHPRQVWVQGHGGVEGQVSKGRERGHRSVGGRNHPKYTVVTREQGWYCGSGRGEWRGGSVSLGVSAPEWISLPRVLSLQRVSLLDPSLHFRGLLSPFGGHCARPPPLMSPVSQLFIFMAGLPPDVEAIAAEVCRHRNSHRCFSFCFSEDSAALAMALAKETGGEAAYVSSDSSMSLVVLKCLKQALKPAAEGVSLSWTLPRGLEVEVLGGTPQSIFQGQHNLLYAQIHGQAQDTTVAKGVMTLQYSLDGQDVTYTIEFPLCPQGDGRLAGHRLAARCLMKRLLPESVSGSGEEPRHRAVEISLTSGIICPFTSYVGVRTPQRVTWYQRPLALLPPRQSLIPCQIVELRGSRISSCYPKSIWVPPGWLTAVRASWLALRQLTHDIAALPQRGACSKACKPPPPLFSSLKYVDRMEFGLCSSILWRWCPEAAAKCQELVALQNADGSWALSSGLASVLEVDEDEIKGKMPDEVMEPSIWATVLAVTWLHRHDEYYQDLCELLEAKAVTWLCSQAVSQLDKCLETANTLLGSSVKPSVFRL encoded by the exons ATGCTGGGGGTGGAGTCCAGACCTCTTCAATGCAGAGATACTCCTGGTGACAACCCAGTGCTCATGAACAGGGATTCTGGACCCCTGGGTTTGCTTTGGCTATACATG AAGAACCTTCTTGTCTGCAGGTCTCCAGAAATGTGGCATCAGAGCTTTGGACTTCTAGGAAAATCCTACGCCCATGACA CAACAGGATCCTTTTTCCTGGGGAAGTGGCTCTGCATACCCCTGTACCCAGTATCTCTGTGCAGTGCTGTTGTAGATGTTGCTATCCAGGATTATGTGGCTGATGTGGCTGCCGAACTTATCTACCAGAATAAGAGTCAGACCTCCACGGAAGTCCTCTTCGTCTTCCCCCTGGGCCCTCACATGGCCATCTACTCCTTCCAGGCCCGCAGTGAGGATGCCAAGGTCCACGCTGTGCTGCAAGATGAG gTCCAGCAGCCGCACGAGGCTACAGGGGGCTGGGAGAATCTGGAATACCTTCGGGATCAGTCTGAGTATCCAGGGGAGGCATTTGCCTGCTTCCTGGGCACCCTGTCCCCTGGCAGGGAGGTGGTCGTGACCTTGCGCTACGTCCAAGAGCTGCCACGGGAGCCAGATGGAGCAGCCCGTTTTGTGCTGTCACCCACACTGAATCCCTACAGAACACACTATG TCTGGAATTGTCGCACTAGCAAGCTGCACTACAGCCTGCTGCTCACCGCTAGCCTACAGTCACCCCGTGGAGTGGTCAATGTCCAGGCCAACTTTGCCCTCACCCCTTTGATCTACACTGCCCAGGACCACAGCACTGCACAG GCACCCCTTCTCCAGGTCTCACTGGCTGGCAGCCCCCAACGTCATCATGATTTGGAGCTGCTGGTATATTATGGAGACCCCTCTGCAGTCAGTGCTGTGGTGGAGAAGGGAGACCCTGAGGCCCCTCCAG gctccctccttgGTGACCCCATGGTGTTGGTGACGCTGGCACCCAGCATCCCTGAGGCAGTGCCTGGGCAGCGCCAGTCTGGAGAGTTCATCTTCCTCCTGAACACCACATTCCTCGAGCATGCACAG gactccctgctcttccttctcaaAAGCCTGCCCCTGGGCTGCTACTTCAACATCTACTGCTATGAAGAAACCTCTGTGGGCATCTACTC GCAAAGTGTCGAATATACTCAGGACAACCTGACCGAGGCCATGCGGCGCATCCCCTCCACCGGCTCCAGTCTGGGTGACTCCAATCTGCTGGAAACCCTCCGCTCAGTCTACAATACCCCTCGTCCCCACCGCCATCCACGACAGGTCTGGGTACAGGGGCAtggaggggtggagggacagGTGtccaaggggagagagagaggacacaGGAGTGTGGGTGGAAGGAACCACCCAAAGTACACGGTGGTCACAAGGGAACAAGGATGGTACTgtgggtcggggaggggggaatGGAGAGGTGGGTCTGTATCTTTGGGGGTTTCTGCCCCTGAGTGGATATCTCTCCCTAGGGTACTCTCTCTACAGAGGGTCTCTCTGCTGGACCCCTCTCTCCATTTCAGGGGCCTGCTCTCCCCATTTGGGGGTCACTGTGCCAGACCCCCACCACTCATGTCCCCTGTCTCTCAGCTCTTCATCTTTATGGCTGGGCTACCCCCTGATGTGGAAGCCATTGCAGCTGAGGTCTGCCGTCACCGCAACAGCCACCG gtgtttctccttctgcttctctgagGACAGCGCTGCCCTGGCTATGGCCCTGGCCAAGGAGACAGGGGGTGAAGCTGCCTACGTCTCCTCTGACAGCAGTATGAGCCTTGTG GTGCTGAAGTGCCTGAAGCAGGCCCTCAAGCCAGCAGCTGAGGGAGTCTCTCTGAGCTGGACCCTGCCCCGCGGCCTGGAGGTtgaggtgctggggggcactCCTCAGTCCATCTTCCAGGGTCAACACAACCTCCTCTATGCCCAGATCCATGGACAGGCACAG GATACAACAGTGGCCAAAGGGGTCATGACCTTGCAGTACAGCCTGGATGGCCAAGATGTCACTTACACCATTGAATTCCCCCTGTGCCCACAGGGAGATGGCCG gctggctgggcatCGTCTGGCTGCGAGGTGCTTGATGAAGAGGTTGTTGCCAGAGTCTGTGAGTGGGTCAGGGGAGGAACCAAGACATCGCGCAGTTGAGATCAGCCTCACTTCGGGGATCATCTGCCCCTTTACCAGCTATGTGGGGGTTCGCACACCACAGAGGGTCACCTGGTACCAAA GGCCCCTGGCACTGTTGCCACCCCGCCAGTCACTCATCCCCTGCCAGATCGTTGAACTTCGTGGCTCCAGGATCTCTTCCTGCTATCCTAAGAGCATCTGGGTCCCACCTGGCTGGCTGACAGCGGTGCGTGCATCATGGCTTGCCCTCCGTCAACTTACCCATGACATTGCTGCCCTGCCCCAGAGGGGAGCTTGCTCAAAAG CATgtaaaccaccaccaccacttttttcttctctcaagtaTGTGGATCGCATGGAATTTGGTTTGTGCTCTTCAATTTTGTGGCGATGGTGCCCTGAAGCCGCTGCCAAGTGTCAGGAGCTGGTGGCCCTGCAGAATGCAGATGGCTCCTGGGCCCTCAGCTCAGGACTGGCCTCTGTGCTAGAAGTTGATGAGGATGAAATCAAGGGAAAGATGCCTGATGAG GTCATGGAGCCAAGCATCTGGGCCACAGTGCTGGCTGTGACCTGGCTACACAGACATGACGAGTATTACCAAGACCTCTGTGAGCTGCTGGAGGCCAAGGCTGTGACCTGGCTGTGCAGCCAAGCTG TGTCTCAGCTGGACAAGTGCCTGGAGACAGCCAACACCCTCCTTGGGAGCAGCGTGAAGCCAAGTGTTTTCAGGCTCTGA
- the LOC134509234 gene encoding von Willebrand factor A domain-containing protein 5A-like isoform X2 codes for MLGVESRPLQCRDTPGDNPVLMNRDSGPLGLLWLYMKNLLVCRSPEMWHQSFGLLGKSYAHDTTGSFFLGKWLCIPLYPVSLCSAVVDVAIQDYVADVAAELIYQNKSQTSTEVLFVFPLGPHMAIYSFQARSEDAKVHAVLQDELSVPPCPSQVQQPHEATGGWENLEYLRDQSEYPGEAFACFLGTLSPGREVVVTLRYVQELPREPDGAARFVLSPTLNPYRTHYVWNCRTSKLHYSLLLTASLQSPRGVVNVQANFALTPLIYTAQDHSTAQVSLAGSPQRHHDLELLVYYGDPSAVSAVVEKGDPEAPPGSLLGDPMVLVTLAPSIPEAVPGQRQSGEFIFLLNTTFLEHAQDSLLFLLKSLPLGCYFNIYCYEETSVGIYSQSVEYTQDNLTEAMRRIPSTGSSLGDSNLLETLRSVYNTPRPHRHPRQVWVQGHGGVEGQVSKGRERGHRSVGGRNHPKYTVVTREQGWYCGSGRGEWRGGSVSLGVSAPEWISLPRVLSLQRVSLLDPSLHFRGLLSPFGGHCARPPPLMSPVSQLFIFMAGLPPDVEAIAAEVCRHRNSHRCFSFCFSEDSAALAMALAKETGGEAAYVSSDSSMSLVVLKCLKQALKPAAEGVSLSWTLPRGLEVEVLGGTPQSIFQGQHNLLYAQIHGQAQDTTVAKGVMTLQYSLDGQDVTYTIEFPLCPQGDGRLAGHRLAARCLMKRLLPESVSGSGEEPRHRAVEISLTSGIICPFTSYVGVRTPQRVTWYQRPLALLPPRQSLIPCQIVELRGSRISSCYPKSIWVPPGWLTAVRASWLALRQLTHDIAALPQRGACSKACKPPPPLFSSLKYVDRMEFGLCSSILWRWCPEAAAKCQELVALQNADGSWALSSGLASVLEVDEDEIKGKMPDEVMEPSIWATVLAVTWLHRHDEYYQDLCELLEAKAVTWLCSQAVSQLDKCLETANTLLGSSVKPSVFRL; via the exons ATGCTGGGGGTGGAGTCCAGACCTCTTCAATGCAGAGATACTCCTGGTGACAACCCAGTGCTCATGAACAGGGATTCTGGACCCCTGGGTTTGCTTTGGCTATACATG AAGAACCTTCTTGTCTGCAGGTCTCCAGAAATGTGGCATCAGAGCTTTGGACTTCTAGGAAAATCCTACGCCCATGACA CAACAGGATCCTTTTTCCTGGGGAAGTGGCTCTGCATACCCCTGTACCCAGTATCTCTGTGCAGTGCTGTTGTAGATGTTGCTATCCAGGATTATGTGGCTGATGTGGCTGCCGAACTTATCTACCAGAATAAGAGTCAGACCTCCACGGAAGTCCTCTTCGTCTTCCCCCTGGGCCCTCACATGGCCATCTACTCCTTCCAGGCCCGCAGTGAGGATGCCAAGGTCCACGCTGTGCTGCAAGATGAG CTttctgtccctccctgtccctcccaggTCCAGCAGCCGCACGAGGCTACAGGGGGCTGGGAGAATCTGGAATACCTTCGGGATCAGTCTGAGTATCCAGGGGAGGCATTTGCCTGCTTCCTGGGCACCCTGTCCCCTGGCAGGGAGGTGGTCGTGACCTTGCGCTACGTCCAAGAGCTGCCACGGGAGCCAGATGGAGCAGCCCGTTTTGTGCTGTCACCCACACTGAATCCCTACAGAACACACTATG TCTGGAATTGTCGCACTAGCAAGCTGCACTACAGCCTGCTGCTCACCGCTAGCCTACAGTCACCCCGTGGAGTGGTCAATGTCCAGGCCAACTTTGCCCTCACCCCTTTGATCTACACTGCCCAGGACCACAGCACTGCACAG GTCTCACTGGCTGGCAGCCCCCAACGTCATCATGATTTGGAGCTGCTGGTATATTATGGAGACCCCTCTGCAGTCAGTGCTGTGGTGGAGAAGGGAGACCCTGAGGCCCCTCCAG gctccctccttgGTGACCCCATGGTGTTGGTGACGCTGGCACCCAGCATCCCTGAGGCAGTGCCTGGGCAGCGCCAGTCTGGAGAGTTCATCTTCCTCCTGAACACCACATTCCTCGAGCATGCACAG gactccctgctcttccttctcaaAAGCCTGCCCCTGGGCTGCTACTTCAACATCTACTGCTATGAAGAAACCTCTGTGGGCATCTACTC GCAAAGTGTCGAATATACTCAGGACAACCTGACCGAGGCCATGCGGCGCATCCCCTCCACCGGCTCCAGTCTGGGTGACTCCAATCTGCTGGAAACCCTCCGCTCAGTCTACAATACCCCTCGTCCCCACCGCCATCCACGACAGGTCTGGGTACAGGGGCAtggaggggtggagggacagGTGtccaaggggagagagagaggacacaGGAGTGTGGGTGGAAGGAACCACCCAAAGTACACGGTGGTCACAAGGGAACAAGGATGGTACTgtgggtcggggaggggggaatGGAGAGGTGGGTCTGTATCTTTGGGGGTTTCTGCCCCTGAGTGGATATCTCTCCCTAGGGTACTCTCTCTACAGAGGGTCTCTCTGCTGGACCCCTCTCTCCATTTCAGGGGCCTGCTCTCCCCATTTGGGGGTCACTGTGCCAGACCCCCACCACTCATGTCCCCTGTCTCTCAGCTCTTCATCTTTATGGCTGGGCTACCCCCTGATGTGGAAGCCATTGCAGCTGAGGTCTGCCGTCACCGCAACAGCCACCG gtgtttctccttctgcttctctgagGACAGCGCTGCCCTGGCTATGGCCCTGGCCAAGGAGACAGGGGGTGAAGCTGCCTACGTCTCCTCTGACAGCAGTATGAGCCTTGTG GTGCTGAAGTGCCTGAAGCAGGCCCTCAAGCCAGCAGCTGAGGGAGTCTCTCTGAGCTGGACCCTGCCCCGCGGCCTGGAGGTtgaggtgctggggggcactCCTCAGTCCATCTTCCAGGGTCAACACAACCTCCTCTATGCCCAGATCCATGGACAGGCACAG GATACAACAGTGGCCAAAGGGGTCATGACCTTGCAGTACAGCCTGGATGGCCAAGATGTCACTTACACCATTGAATTCCCCCTGTGCCCACAGGGAGATGGCCG gctggctgggcatCGTCTGGCTGCGAGGTGCTTGATGAAGAGGTTGTTGCCAGAGTCTGTGAGTGGGTCAGGGGAGGAACCAAGACATCGCGCAGTTGAGATCAGCCTCACTTCGGGGATCATCTGCCCCTTTACCAGCTATGTGGGGGTTCGCACACCACAGAGGGTCACCTGGTACCAAA GGCCCCTGGCACTGTTGCCACCCCGCCAGTCACTCATCCCCTGCCAGATCGTTGAACTTCGTGGCTCCAGGATCTCTTCCTGCTATCCTAAGAGCATCTGGGTCCCACCTGGCTGGCTGACAGCGGTGCGTGCATCATGGCTTGCCCTCCGTCAACTTACCCATGACATTGCTGCCCTGCCCCAGAGGGGAGCTTGCTCAAAAG CATgtaaaccaccaccaccacttttttcttctctcaagtaTGTGGATCGCATGGAATTTGGTTTGTGCTCTTCAATTTTGTGGCGATGGTGCCCTGAAGCCGCTGCCAAGTGTCAGGAGCTGGTGGCCCTGCAGAATGCAGATGGCTCCTGGGCCCTCAGCTCAGGACTGGCCTCTGTGCTAGAAGTTGATGAGGATGAAATCAAGGGAAAGATGCCTGATGAG GTCATGGAGCCAAGCATCTGGGCCACAGTGCTGGCTGTGACCTGGCTACACAGACATGACGAGTATTACCAAGACCTCTGTGAGCTGCTGGAGGCCAAGGCTGTGACCTGGCTGTGCAGCCAAGCTG TGTCTCAGCTGGACAAGTGCCTGGAGACAGCCAACACCCTCCTTGGGAGCAGCGTGAAGCCAAGTGTTTTCAGGCTCTGA
- the LOC134509234 gene encoding von Willebrand factor A domain-containing protein 5A-like isoform X10, with protein sequence MLGVESRPLQCRDTPGDNPVLMNRDSGPLGLLWLYMKNLLVCRSPEMWHQSFGLLGKSYAHDTTGSFFLGKWLCIPLYPVSLCSAVVDVAIQDYVADVAAELIYQNKSQTSTEVLFVFPLGPHMAIYSFQARSEDAKVHAVLQDELSVPPCPSQVQQPHEATGGWENLEYLRDQSEYPGEAFACFLGTLSPGREVVVTLRYVQELPREPDGAARFVLSPTLNPYRTHYVWNCRTSKLHYSLLLTASLQSPRGVVNVQANFALTPLIYTAQDHSTAQAPLLQVSLAGSPQRHHDLELLVYYGDPSAVSAVVEKGDPEAPPGSLLGDPMVLVTLAPSIPEAVPGQRQSGEFIFLLNTTFLEHAQDSLLFLLKSLPLGCYFNIYCYEETSVGIYSQSVEYTQDNLTEAMRRIPSTGSSLGDSNLLETLRSVYNTPRPHRHPRQVLKCLKQALKPAAEGVSLSWTLPRGLEVEVLGGTPQSIFQGQHNLLYAQIHGQAQDTTVAKGVMTLQYSLDGQDVTYTIEFPLCPQGDGRLAGHRLAARCLMKRLLPESVSGSGEEPRHRAVEISLTSGIICPFTSYVGVRTPQRVTWYQRPLALLPPRQSLIPCQIVELRGSRISSCYPKSIWVPPGWLTAVRASWLALRQLTHDIAALPQRGACSKACKPPPPLFSSLKYVDRMEFGLCSSILWRWCPEAAAKCQELVALQNADGSWALSSGLASVLEVDEDEIKGKMPDEVMEPSIWATVLAVTWLHRHDEYYQDLCELLEAKAVTWLCSQAVSQLDKCLETANTLLGSSVKPSVFRL encoded by the exons ATGCTGGGGGTGGAGTCCAGACCTCTTCAATGCAGAGATACTCCTGGTGACAACCCAGTGCTCATGAACAGGGATTCTGGACCCCTGGGTTTGCTTTGGCTATACATG AAGAACCTTCTTGTCTGCAGGTCTCCAGAAATGTGGCATCAGAGCTTTGGACTTCTAGGAAAATCCTACGCCCATGACA CAACAGGATCCTTTTTCCTGGGGAAGTGGCTCTGCATACCCCTGTACCCAGTATCTCTGTGCAGTGCTGTTGTAGATGTTGCTATCCAGGATTATGTGGCTGATGTGGCTGCCGAACTTATCTACCAGAATAAGAGTCAGACCTCCACGGAAGTCCTCTTCGTCTTCCCCCTGGGCCCTCACATGGCCATCTACTCCTTCCAGGCCCGCAGTGAGGATGCCAAGGTCCACGCTGTGCTGCAAGATGAG CTttctgtccctccctgtccctcccaggTCCAGCAGCCGCACGAGGCTACAGGGGGCTGGGAGAATCTGGAATACCTTCGGGATCAGTCTGAGTATCCAGGGGAGGCATTTGCCTGCTTCCTGGGCACCCTGTCCCCTGGCAGGGAGGTGGTCGTGACCTTGCGCTACGTCCAAGAGCTGCCACGGGAGCCAGATGGAGCAGCCCGTTTTGTGCTGTCACCCACACTGAATCCCTACAGAACACACTATG TCTGGAATTGTCGCACTAGCAAGCTGCACTACAGCCTGCTGCTCACCGCTAGCCTACAGTCACCCCGTGGAGTGGTCAATGTCCAGGCCAACTTTGCCCTCACCCCTTTGATCTACACTGCCCAGGACCACAGCACTGCACAG GCACCCCTTCTCCAGGTCTCACTGGCTGGCAGCCCCCAACGTCATCATGATTTGGAGCTGCTGGTATATTATGGAGACCCCTCTGCAGTCAGTGCTGTGGTGGAGAAGGGAGACCCTGAGGCCCCTCCAG gctccctccttgGTGACCCCATGGTGTTGGTGACGCTGGCACCCAGCATCCCTGAGGCAGTGCCTGGGCAGCGCCAGTCTGGAGAGTTCATCTTCCTCCTGAACACCACATTCCTCGAGCATGCACAG gactccctgctcttccttctcaaAAGCCTGCCCCTGGGCTGCTACTTCAACATCTACTGCTATGAAGAAACCTCTGTGGGCATCTACTC GCAAAGTGTCGAATATACTCAGGACAACCTGACCGAGGCCATGCGGCGCATCCCCTCCACCGGCTCCAGTCTGGGTGACTCCAATCTGCTGGAAACCCTCCGCTCAGTCTACAATACCCCTCGTCCCCACCGCCATCCACGACAG GTGCTGAAGTGCCTGAAGCAGGCCCTCAAGCCAGCAGCTGAGGGAGTCTCTCTGAGCTGGACCCTGCCCCGCGGCCTGGAGGTtgaggtgctggggggcactCCTCAGTCCATCTTCCAGGGTCAACACAACCTCCTCTATGCCCAGATCCATGGACAGGCACAG GATACAACAGTGGCCAAAGGGGTCATGACCTTGCAGTACAGCCTGGATGGCCAAGATGTCACTTACACCATTGAATTCCCCCTGTGCCCACAGGGAGATGGCCG gctggctgggcatCGTCTGGCTGCGAGGTGCTTGATGAAGAGGTTGTTGCCAGAGTCTGTGAGTGGGTCAGGGGAGGAACCAAGACATCGCGCAGTTGAGATCAGCCTCACTTCGGGGATCATCTGCCCCTTTACCAGCTATGTGGGGGTTCGCACACCACAGAGGGTCACCTGGTACCAAA GGCCCCTGGCACTGTTGCCACCCCGCCAGTCACTCATCCCCTGCCAGATCGTTGAACTTCGTGGCTCCAGGATCTCTTCCTGCTATCCTAAGAGCATCTGGGTCCCACCTGGCTGGCTGACAGCGGTGCGTGCATCATGGCTTGCCCTCCGTCAACTTACCCATGACATTGCTGCCCTGCCCCAGAGGGGAGCTTGCTCAAAAG CATgtaaaccaccaccaccacttttttcttctctcaagtaTGTGGATCGCATGGAATTTGGTTTGTGCTCTTCAATTTTGTGGCGATGGTGCCCTGAAGCCGCTGCCAAGTGTCAGGAGCTGGTGGCCCTGCAGAATGCAGATGGCTCCTGGGCCCTCAGCTCAGGACTGGCCTCTGTGCTAGAAGTTGATGAGGATGAAATCAAGGGAAAGATGCCTGATGAG GTCATGGAGCCAAGCATCTGGGCCACAGTGCTGGCTGTGACCTGGCTACACAGACATGACGAGTATTACCAAGACCTCTGTGAGCTGCTGGAGGCCAAGGCTGTGACCTGGCTGTGCAGCCAAGCTG TGTCTCAGCTGGACAAGTGCCTGGAGACAGCCAACACCCTCCTTGGGAGCAGCGTGAAGCCAAGTGTTTTCAGGCTCTGA
- the LOC134509234 gene encoding von Willebrand factor A domain-containing protein 5A-like isoform X7, with protein MLGVESRPLQCRDTPGDNPVLMNRDSGPLGLLWLYMKNLLVCRSPEMWHQSFGLLGKSYAHDTTGSFFLGKWLCIPLYPVSLCSAVVDVAIQDYVADVAAELIYQNKSQTSTEVLFVFPLGPHMAIYSFQARSEDAKVHAVLQDELSVPPCPSQVQQPHEATGGWENLEYLRDQSEYPGEAFACFLGTLSPGREVVVTLRYVQELPREPDGAARFVLSPTLNPYRTHYVWNCRTSKLHYSLLLTASLQSPRGVVNVQANFALTPLIYTAQDHSTAQAPLLQVSLAGSPQRHHDLELLVYYGDPSAVSAVVEKGDPEAPPGSLLGDPMVLVTLAPSIPEAVPGQRQSGEFIFLLNTTFLEHAQDSLLFLLKSLPLGCYFNIYCYEETSVGIYSQSVEYTQDNLTEAMRRIPSTGSSLGDSNLLETLRSVYNTPRPHRHPRQVWVQGHGGVEGQVSKGRERGHRSVGGRNHPKYTVVTREQGWYCGSGRGEWRGGSVSLGVSAPEWISLPRVLSLQRVSLLDPSLHFRGLLSPFGGHCARPPPLMSPVSQLFIFMAGLPPDVEAIAAEVCRHRNSHRCFSFCFSEDSAALAMALAKETGGEAAYVSSDSSMSLVVLKCLKQALKPAAEGVSLSWTLPRGLEVEVLGGTPQSIFQGQHNLLYAQIHGQAQDTTVAKGVMTLQYSLDGQDVTYTIEFPLCPQGDGRLAGHRLAARCLMKRLLPESVSGSGEEPRHRAVEISLTSGIICPFTSYVGVRTPQRVTWYQRPLALLPPRQSLIPCQIVELRGSRISSCYPKSIWVPPGWLTAVRASWLALRQLTHDIAALPQRGACSKVCGSHGIWFVLFNFVAMVP; from the exons ATGCTGGGGGTGGAGTCCAGACCTCTTCAATGCAGAGATACTCCTGGTGACAACCCAGTGCTCATGAACAGGGATTCTGGACCCCTGGGTTTGCTTTGGCTATACATG AAGAACCTTCTTGTCTGCAGGTCTCCAGAAATGTGGCATCAGAGCTTTGGACTTCTAGGAAAATCCTACGCCCATGACA CAACAGGATCCTTTTTCCTGGGGAAGTGGCTCTGCATACCCCTGTACCCAGTATCTCTGTGCAGTGCTGTTGTAGATGTTGCTATCCAGGATTATGTGGCTGATGTGGCTGCCGAACTTATCTACCAGAATAAGAGTCAGACCTCCACGGAAGTCCTCTTCGTCTTCCCCCTGGGCCCTCACATGGCCATCTACTCCTTCCAGGCCCGCAGTGAGGATGCCAAGGTCCACGCTGTGCTGCAAGATGAG CTttctgtccctccctgtccctcccaggTCCAGCAGCCGCACGAGGCTACAGGGGGCTGGGAGAATCTGGAATACCTTCGGGATCAGTCTGAGTATCCAGGGGAGGCATTTGCCTGCTTCCTGGGCACCCTGTCCCCTGGCAGGGAGGTGGTCGTGACCTTGCGCTACGTCCAAGAGCTGCCACGGGAGCCAGATGGAGCAGCCCGTTTTGTGCTGTCACCCACACTGAATCCCTACAGAACACACTATG TCTGGAATTGTCGCACTAGCAAGCTGCACTACAGCCTGCTGCTCACCGCTAGCCTACAGTCACCCCGTGGAGTGGTCAATGTCCAGGCCAACTTTGCCCTCACCCCTTTGATCTACACTGCCCAGGACCACAGCACTGCACAG GCACCCCTTCTCCAGGTCTCACTGGCTGGCAGCCCCCAACGTCATCATGATTTGGAGCTGCTGGTATATTATGGAGACCCCTCTGCAGTCAGTGCTGTGGTGGAGAAGGGAGACCCTGAGGCCCCTCCAG gctccctccttgGTGACCCCATGGTGTTGGTGACGCTGGCACCCAGCATCCCTGAGGCAGTGCCTGGGCAGCGCCAGTCTGGAGAGTTCATCTTCCTCCTGAACACCACATTCCTCGAGCATGCACAG gactccctgctcttccttctcaaAAGCCTGCCCCTGGGCTGCTACTTCAACATCTACTGCTATGAAGAAACCTCTGTGGGCATCTACTC GCAAAGTGTCGAATATACTCAGGACAACCTGACCGAGGCCATGCGGCGCATCCCCTCCACCGGCTCCAGTCTGGGTGACTCCAATCTGCTGGAAACCCTCCGCTCAGTCTACAATACCCCTCGTCCCCACCGCCATCCACGACAGGTCTGGGTACAGGGGCAtggaggggtggagggacagGTGtccaaggggagagagagaggacacaGGAGTGTGGGTGGAAGGAACCACCCAAAGTACACGGTGGTCACAAGGGAACAAGGATGGTACTgtgggtcggggaggggggaatGGAGAGGTGGGTCTGTATCTTTGGGGGTTTCTGCCCCTGAGTGGATATCTCTCCCTAGGGTACTCTCTCTACAGAGGGTCTCTCTGCTGGACCCCTCTCTCCATTTCAGGGGCCTGCTCTCCCCATTTGGGGGTCACTGTGCCAGACCCCCACCACTCATGTCCCCTGTCTCTCAGCTCTTCATCTTTATGGCTGGGCTACCCCCTGATGTGGAAGCCATTGCAGCTGAGGTCTGCCGTCACCGCAACAGCCACCG gtgtttctccttctgcttctctgagGACAGCGCTGCCCTGGCTATGGCCCTGGCCAAGGAGACAGGGGGTGAAGCTGCCTACGTCTCCTCTGACAGCAGTATGAGCCTTGTG GTGCTGAAGTGCCTGAAGCAGGCCCTCAAGCCAGCAGCTGAGGGAGTCTCTCTGAGCTGGACCCTGCCCCGCGGCCTGGAGGTtgaggtgctggggggcactCCTCAGTCCATCTTCCAGGGTCAACACAACCTCCTCTATGCCCAGATCCATGGACAGGCACAG GATACAACAGTGGCCAAAGGGGTCATGACCTTGCAGTACAGCCTGGATGGCCAAGATGTCACTTACACCATTGAATTCCCCCTGTGCCCACAGGGAGATGGCCG gctggctgggcatCGTCTGGCTGCGAGGTGCTTGATGAAGAGGTTGTTGCCAGAGTCTGTGAGTGGGTCAGGGGAGGAACCAAGACATCGCGCAGTTGAGATCAGCCTCACTTCGGGGATCATCTGCCCCTTTACCAGCTATGTGGGGGTTCGCACACCACAGAGGGTCACCTGGTACCAAA GGCCCCTGGCACTGTTGCCACCCCGCCAGTCACTCATCCCCTGCCAGATCGTTGAACTTCGTGGCTCCAGGATCTCTTCCTGCTATCCTAAGAGCATCTGGGTCCCACCTGGCTGGCTGACAGCGGTGCGTGCATCATGGCTTGCCCTCCGTCAACTTACCCATGACATTGCTGCCCTGCCCCAGAGGGGAGCTTGCTCAAAAG taTGTGGATCGCATGGAATTTGGTTTGTGCTCTTCAATTTTGTGGCGATGGTGCCCTGA